A window of Saccharomyces paradoxus chromosome XIII, complete sequence contains these coding sequences:
- the SIP18 gene encoding Sip18p (Phospholipid-binding hydrophilin~similar to YMR175W), giving the protein MSNMMNKFAEKLQGNDDSHEKGKNSKSSNKERDNMNMGMGMGQGQPEGRMKMGQDQSETKMNAGRGIANDWKTYENMKK; this is encoded by the coding sequence ATGTCTAATATGATGAATAAGTTCgctgaaaaattacaagGTAACGATGATTCCCACGAGAAGGGGAAGAACTCCAAATCCTCCAACAAGGAGAGAGATAACATGAACATGGGCATGGGTATGGGCCAGGGTCAGCCCGAAGGAAGAATGAAGATGGGCCAGGATCAATctgaaacaaaaatgaaCGCTGGCAGAGGTATTGCAAATGACTGGAAGACTTAcgaaaatatgaaaaaatag
- the PAI3 gene encoding Pai3p (Cytoplasmic proteinase A (Pep4p) inhibitor~similar to YMR174C): MNTDQQKVNEIFQSSKEKLQGDAKVVSDAFKEMASKDKDGKVGISDGTEKHDYQEQYNKLKGAGHKRE, from the coding sequence ATGAATACAGATCAGCAAAAAGTGaatgaaatatttcagagctcaaaagaaaaattgcaaGGCGATGCGAAGGTGGTGAGTGATGCCTTTAAGGAAATGGCCAGTAAAGACAAGGACGGCAAGGTTGGCATCAGTGATGGAACCGAAAAACACGACTACCAGGAGCAGTACAACAAGTTGAAGGGCGCAGG